The Juglans microcarpa x Juglans regia isolate MS1-56 chromosome 2D, Jm3101_v1.0, whole genome shotgun sequence DNA window AGTAGGAAAGACAACGCCACCCCCAGGCCCAAAGAGTGGAGCAAGAAAGAAGGTTGggcagaggaaagaaaaattggaaaaatgaGAATGGTAAGAAGGCTACAAcgtaatgaaaagaaatgaaatccCAATTCCAACTTTATATAGAGGAAAGGCGACGATTAGTCTCCCACACCCCATGCAGAAGGAAGAAGTATGAGCCGTTTCAAATTCTGGAAGTGCAATCCACAAAGCGACGCGAATGCAAAGAGCCACTTGATATTCTCAGCATTAATGAGCTTGAAAAGATATCATCATAATCATCAAAAGGTGAGCCAATAAAAAATGATGGGAAAGTGTTTCGAGGATAACCAAACGACGGGAGTCACTCTGAACTTTGGGGTCGCACGAGCATCAACAAAGGGATCTCGACTTTAGAGGCAAGGCAGGTTCGAATAGTCATAAAGTCCCATCATACTCATCTGGTGAGAATTAACGGAGtaactataagaaaatttttcCTCCTTTCTAAACATAGCGGGCCTGTGAATGAAAGTTAAGGGAATTAAGACCAAAGGCCCAGCCTAGAATAAACAAAATCTACAACCCGGCCCATGGGTAGGGTCCTCTGGACGCAACCTGAAAGAGGGAGAGTGTTGTAGGGGATAAGAGTCGTCGATCTCAAGGCCCCTCGAGTAGTGTCCAGCTCTTAAGTGCCTGTCCACATGGTAGGCGTAATGTGCAGAGAACCCTTGATCACCTGACAGGAAAAACATCAACAGACCACCAAGTATATTATCTGGGAGAAGGAAATCAGAAAATCACGTTGCATTAATGGCACTACTACCCGGGCTACACGCCAAATTAATAATGCTGTCACaaagccacgccgcattaaatgaCTCTGACACAGGGAATAGTATGAAGGACATGGACTCCATGAGGGCATACACAAtctgtccccccccccccaagcttatagtataaatagcaggTCCCATATACGAGAatactctctctgatccctagaactatttcacttatttacaaacttccaagaatatttactaactgtggcatcggagactccccaACCTCAAGACCACTCTCTCTTAGTTGCATTCTCTCCCATCTTTTGCAGGCCTATTTCGGAAGACTTGAGTTGTCGAAGTCGAGCCCAAAGGTGTGCAAAAAACGTTGCTAACAGGTAGTTTCTAAAATGTGAATGATATGCTTGTACCTGGGAGAGATATAGAGTTAAGGAAACTGAAGAGATTTTATATGTGCGGCAACCCTAGTTGAGGGAGATTTCTACTTGTATAAAAAGGtatatacttttatatatatataggtagagGAGGAAAGGGGAGAGCAGAAACGTGCATGGAACTTACATGTAAGTCAAGATATTGAGTATGGGCTTTTAGCAAAACTTCTTGGGCCACTACCGATTAAAAATGGCCTACTTGGTCTATAAAATAGGCTTTAACACATTTATAGAGTCCAAAGTCATCCGCTAAACCCTAACAGACCTAAAAATCAACTATTTGTCTCTAgggcctaaaaaaaaaagaaaaaaaaaaaccagctaACCAAAAATCGTAGCTTGCCGACTTATACAAAATTATCCAATTAATCTCAATAAGGTTTCTGAAATATTGGCCCGATAAATGTAATTTATGcccaaaaaaatctatttatcacaAACTAAATTTTGGACCCGTAACCTATTTTAAATTACTCGTTAAGTCTTGAATGGGCTTCCCATACATATTaacttcaataaaaattattagttCGTGGGCTTGGTGCTGGGCCTGGCCCGGGTGTTAAGTTGTGCTAGTCTCTTTCAAAATGTGCATGCTCTTGTTCAAGTACTTCCATGCTTATTTCAACCATATTTATTTTccatccaaaacaaaaacaaatattagaTCTCTTTACTTTGATGAATGAGTTTCGctttagataaatatttttcttttatccctAATTTTATTCGTTCTTGGGATTTCCTTTTGGTGTTTGGTAGTTGGAGGTTGGGAGTGTAGAAATAGCTGTACTAGGATTGAAGTTTTGTCGTGCAGAActcatatgtaaaattattattattttatccaaGAGGGTTCGAGGGATGCTTTTGTAAGAGCATTTACATTAACTTCATATAaattttcctataatttgattaaaaaataccattttttttaaatcttattctaaattttagtcATCTTTTCAAAACCTCCTGCATCTCACTTCATAttctttctctattctattaaaataatttttctttattttttctttattatttttttactcatttatTTGTACATTTTCAAGTACtgctcattttttcttttagagaaatagcagaagaaaattttttaacttaattttttcacatttttataaaaaaaatatatatataatttcactaataatcattttcttgaatattaagtaaaaaaaaatttttaaaaagaattaaaaataaaaagaaatagtaaaAAGATAGTAGAAGAAGGATAAGGCTATCattattctatatttaattGAACTTTACTTATGTTACACGTACGAGAGAAGCTGGGAACCGGTTCCGGTATAAAGAGGGTATTTACACCCACCAATAACCGATTAACACGTcatcattttaataagaaaaatatagaacCGGCCACGTTCAAACaatatctctctccctctctccctcctcaagcctctctctctctccaccccTTGCTGCCAACTAGCCTCTACAATcgcaaagggaaaaaaatgccCACTTACTATTATGTTCGAAATTAAGAGACTGATGACAAGAAGATAAACTTCTTTCTTGGGTAAGCCTAATTTTCATGCTTtagtttgattttcaattttgatttagaaaagaagagaaacggAAGGTTATACTTCTTTCTATGTTAGATTTTTAATTAGAAtctgttatatctattttatagtaaaaataattttataatttaacgtattatatcaaatcacatcaatttataaatttatttttatattttataattttatttttatgtaatcattttataaataaaaaattttttaacaattttttctgagaccaaataaacaaacacagagagaacttttctttctcaaaatccagAAAGACTTGGGAGTTGGGACTGATGAAGGGCAAGGGAGGTCTCTAGAGCTCGAAatcagattttatttttgttggctATATATGATTCTCTGAGACGCGGCTCAATTTAAAACTAACGAAATGACTGATGTGCCAGCCATATATTGGATGGTGTTAAATGGAAGTTGACACCATGTCCAATTTGAAGATAAGGGGCGCTACTCTGTCGTTCGAGTAATACTGTTTGATATTATcgttagttataaattttttttttctattcatattttttaatatatttaaatattttaaaaaaaatatatcaatacatttaaaatcattttcttcatcattcggtaagttaaaaaaaaaaataccgtaCAGTCAAACCGAGCGGTATGATTTGGACGGCATAGTAAACTTTTCCTTTGAAGATACTCTCtactcatatttataaaaagaaatgaagacaaTTTTAGATCAGATACTACTCCTATTTATAAGAGAATTGACGATAGTATAAAATCATTCTTAAGTGGAAGGAGTAATAATAAAGCATCTCTCACTATAAACTCAAGATTAAGATTTTTGAAGCtttgagtttgaaaaaacgataggtcttgtttattttcgcagatgagataagatgatatgaaagttaaaaaagttgaattatttattctattttatgtaaaaatttaataaaattgtaatgattagatgtgAATAGTTATGAAAATAAGTGAGGCTAAATGAGGGGCAAATATGGGTCTTGATTATTAAATAAGACCAATATCAAGAATTAAAGAAAAGTTCGAAAACATGAAAACAATTAAAACTAACAAAGAATCTAATGAAAAAGCTCGCAGGGGTTAAACAATGGCTACTTGggtctcaattatttttttttttaaaaaatgcttgaaTACTTTCCTCGTCTTTTaacccacaattttttttttttgggtttttaatttttttataaaatagttgtaagtgaatcaatttttctttttgtattataAGATTCCATAAACGACATGTTTTTGAGATTAGAAATGACAGAAGAAATTATACGTtgcttcaaatatataaatccgcttaaaatatgtcatatcaacaaatcatttcattatattGGATTGAATTGTACATACACCACATACTACTCCTATTTACACAGGAGAATTGGGCATAATTCAATGAGGATGATATAAATAAATGGAAGgaatatcacaaaacataagaTTTGCTAATATGCTTCTGTAGAAGAATCAAAGGATCAAGACCAATGATTTCCCCTCGAAGAGgtattttatcatattcttttgaCCAAAGAAATTCCTCTTGGGTCACCACCCCATTCTTCAAGCACGACCATTAAATTTCCCCTCGGGTTTAGCCATGAGCGTGGAACATGATACCTGTAATTAACAACAACCTTGTTAGAAATCGGTTTCAATGTGTAGAGATGTGGATGCAATGAGGTATGATTTTGAAAACTATTAAAATTCCCTCTCACCATTTTTGAGAGGGGCTCCCGCAATCACTTAGGCATTTCTTTTCATTGTAATATCCAGTGTAACTGCATGTGCCACAGTTACCATATGCCTTGTTTGCAGCCCAGTGGCGCCCAATGCTTTGGCCATTTATCCATACCTCACCCTTTCCCATGCTGCTCATATCTAGAGCCAATGGTTCATTTCCTTGTGGGGCATCAAAATTAGTCTGCAAATATCAACCACGAAATCAATATTATCTacaaaaacttgcatatttttgtcCCAAATTCCGGAGGAGAATTGAAAAAGCCATTATCTGGGTAGCAGGATCGTTCTTACCTTGTACCATGTCAGAGGGTGCTTTGTCACTAGTCCTGCTCCTCCTGTCCACCTCACAATGGAGCTTCCTCCGGACGAAAACACACTTATATCTTCACCGTTTAGACCTTTCTGTTCAAAACCATGCACACAAGTGAGTAAACCATGCATCCAGGCTTCACCTCACATTGCATatgtattttaagttttatttaaacactGATCCATTCCTGTGGAGAACTGTTTTTATGTCTTAGTTTTGAagacattttctttaaaaaacttCAGGTGCCCTTTTACTATTGAGGCTCTATATTATATGAATGATTCATGTTGCTGGTATATAAGTTTTgaattccatattttttttcagtatGATGGGAAGTGACATTTGAGATCAGTGAAGGGAGGCTATGGAGGAAACAAACCTTGTAGGACCATTTCCATCGTGACATGTCCCATTTTCCAGCATTGACACCCGACAAGGTGACCGGGCCAAGAATTCCGGCATTCCATGACTCAAAATGCAGGCCGATATTCTGAAATCAATAAAAACTAGATGCATAACGACCAAAAGAAGACAAATGTGTGGTTCCGGTGCCACCAGGAATGTTTTGCAAAAGGAGTAGACTGATCATGAATGCAAATACAGACCTGAAGTCCAACAGTAGCGCTTAACAAAGCAATCTTGTTGACCCCCACTCTCAGGCTCACTCCCTTCCAGAATGATACTTTTGGATTTTCACCTTTCCCATAAGCAATTCCTACCAAAGAGTGGAAAATCCACGAGTTAATAGAATAGAGCATGAGCTTTATTTCCCAAAACATCTATCTTTTAGGCAAAAAAATGTGTACCAACTGATTGGCCGTTGACGAAAACTTGCAAAGCATGGCCTGCAGATTCAACACTGAGGACAGGAAGCTTTCCGGTTCTTAGAAATCCTTCATTTGCGTTTATAGTCACGCTGTGGGGACAAAAGATCAGATCCAAAAGTGATAAATATAGTTTAGCTACTGATCTCAACAAGTTTTGATTAAAATCTTCTTAGAACACCATAGTTTGAGGTTCTAAGTTACTCACTCTGTCATGTACCACAAATAGTCAGTGGTGTCCCACGTGACACTCAGTTGCTCCTTTAACCCATCAGCTGTGAATGAACCTTTATCAGCAGGAGTGGCAACAGCTTCAGTGAATGACTGCCACCCGAATGCTCCTTCCACCGGCACCATATTCATATGCGAGCCTTGATGATTAGTCTGAGTACAGAATAGAGATTAATTTCAGTTTGTTGAAATTTCTTTGAGTCTCACTAGCTGGATAAGTTCTCAAACTTGACAAACTCGAATGGAGGCCGAAAGTCCAATTTTGAAAGACAATGATATTACCTTCGCAGTGTTGAAAACTTCAGTTATGCAGTCAGGGAGAATGCTGATGGACCAAGCAGGCAGAATGTAATGACCGTTTCCAAAGTTCACAGTTACAGAAGAACTCTGGTCGTAGTTTGATAGGAAGGCAGCACAAACCCCAGGTGCTTTGAAAACATGAGCCTTGTAATGAATAAGAATTGGGAACCAAAATTAGTATTCAGTAAAGAACCAGGAATATAACTTCGACTGTAACAAACGTGCATGCTTGCCCACAAACACACAAGCAGAGAAAGGGGTTcaatatatattcaagatctgGCAATCTGTATAGAAGAAAACCTCTTGATTTCTCCCAAGTGACGCCACTATGGGATTTGTGGCTACTAGAGCTGGTTCAGCACGCTTGATGGCAAAATGCAAGTTTCTCAAATGGGTATATTTTGGTTCTCTAGGTAGCCCTGACATGCATAGAATATATCAGAGACAATCAACAAAGAATATAGAAATTCTCCATGAAATTCGAAGGTTTCTTTCTATTCTTGAAATCTCACCATATTCATCAAGTGGAGCATCGTAATCATAACTCGTGGCAACAAACGGACCTCCAGAAGTCCTGCCGAAGTTTGTTCCACCATGGTACTATAGTGAAATTGGACAAAGAAAGCAGAGCTCTAAGCATGGTTTCTTCTGATTCAAACCCCAATTGGATGGATTTTTTTTGCAGACATATATTAGGAAGGATTGACTTaccatataataattaaagtaaGTACCCTTATTTTGTATGAATTTCAACACTGCAAGGGCTATATCTTCTACCGGTCTATATGGAGTTGGACCACCAAATTCCAGAAACCTGGTCGTAAGATTTACAAAGAGCTAGAGCTTCAATGAATTGAAGTATAAcatcaaaaatttataataagttGGACAACATCAAAAAACATTACCAGCTAGTCCAGAGTTCTGTCCACATTTTGGgtttatagtttttatttggAGTGAAGTTTTCACAGTAGAAACCATTGCAAGTGTTTATCTGTAATATGAACAGAGAAAATATTAGCTTAAGAGAGATTCAAAAGTTTTAAATGCCATGCAGAGTAATATTAAAAGAAGTTTTACAATTGGATCAGGAGCATCCTGTTGCTTGCACATGACCCATGGTACTCCAATGTGTTGATTCAGTGCCATTGAAGCTGCCCATCTCGAATAAGCAACTCCAGGAGTTCCAATTTGGTATTCCACGAGGTCGTATTCATTTTCTATCTGCCATAGACATGTAAGCAAGCAGATTAATCAAAAGTACTGCGTGTCTGAATGGGCcaatcccaaataaaataatatcagaaacattaaaaataaggCCTAGAAGGAGCTATTTAGGTTGATATGACATAGgctacaactatatatataagattgttGGCATGTTTACATAATCCTTAAAAATGGGGTAACATTCACACTCTCAAATCAGTCTCCTTCATAAATTGATTTAATGGTAAGGCTAGCTTATGCCTTACGTATGGGGCAAGATATCCACCGGCCTCGTTCTTCTCCTACCTAAAATTCGAGCTAGCAGTTGTATAGACAAGGTTGACAGTATTGTTCATTGTtaaacacatacatacatatattttttacgtACCTgacttagaattattgggcctCCTTGGGGTTCAAACAATCTTTCTGCCTTCATGATATCAACGATCTTTGTGGTAAATCTTTGCATTTCAGCCTTTAATAAGAAATATCATAGACAACTTAATTAGTTATACATATAATGTCATAAAAAGTGAATTTTCACATATTgcaaataaacatatataaattacaaGCACCCTGTGATCTCTTACCTTGAATGGCCCATTGTCCGTTCTGAAGGCAATACCAGGAATGAACTTCAACCAAACAGGAAAGCCCCTGATCGAACAAAGTTTATTAAAATCAGAATtttcaatctatatatatatatatata harbors:
- the LOC121248480 gene encoding beta-galactosidase-like, yielding MNPSSSVMADKVVVKTNVLCMFVLVIISCAFTVAVATVSYDDKAILINGKRRILISGSIHYPRSTPDMWPGLIQKAKLGGLDVIQTYVFWNGHEPSRGQYNFQGRYDIVHFIKLVQQAGLYVHLRIGPYACAEWNFGGFPVWLKFIPGIAFRTDNGPFKAEMQRFTTKIVDIMKAERLFEPQGGPIILSQIENEYDLVEYQIGTPGVAYSRWAASMALNQHIGVPWVMCKQQDAPDPIINTCNGFYCENFTPNKNYKPKMWTELWTSWFLEFGGPTPYRPVEDIALAVLKFIQNKGTYFNYYMYHGGTNFGRTSGGPFVATSYDYDAPLDEYGLPREPKYTHLRNLHFAIKRAEPALVATNPIVASLGRNQEAHVFKAPGVCAAFLSNYDQSSSVTVNFGNGHYILPAWSISILPDCITEVFNTAKTNHQGSHMNMVPVEGAFGWQSFTEAVATPADKGSFTADGLKEQLSVTWDTTDYLWYMTDVTINANEGFLRTGKLPVLSVESAGHALQVFVNGQSVGIAYGKGENPKVSFWKGVSLRVGVNKIALLSATVGLQNIGLHFESWNAGILGPVTLSGVNAGKWDMSRWKWSYKKGLNGEDISVFSSGGSSIVRWTGGAGLVTKHPLTWYKTNFDAPQGNEPLALDMSSMGKGEVWINGQSIGRHWAANKAYGNCGTCSYTGYYNEKKCLSDCGSPSQKWYHVPRSWLNPRGNLMVVLEEWGGDPRGISLVKRI